From the genome of bacterium CG_4_10_14_0_2_um_filter_33_32, one region includes:
- a CDS encoding MFS transporter, with amino-acid sequence MGKKISVMLGVMSALFLAALDQTIVATAIPKIVQELNGLQHLSWVFTAYMLASTVSIPIYGKLSDIYGRKKFFIGGIVIFLIGSILSGLSQNMMQLIIFRGIQGIGGGALMTNAFAVIGDLFAPAERGKWQGLFGGVFGLASIIGPYLGGWLTDNANWRWVFYINIPTGILALILISLMPKISSHLKDKKIDYKAALTLSFALLSLLLAFVWGGNEYSWNSIEILGLFVFSIISFIVLVLIERKAEEPILPLDLFKNRIFLVSTIITFIVGAGMFGVIIYIPLFAQGVIGITATHSGTILIPLTVGMISASVISGQIVSRTGKYKFLTIFGFLVATGSLYFLSKLGTGATVSDLMLRMIFTGIGLGTTMPILTLIVQNAFEHSKLGVVTASSQLFRSLGSTVGTAVMGSILNNSLSSKLSDLSHDKFAQTISKINPNVNFANLDVNSMQGFLSNAAQDQFHTQMSNFPPKMQIEVMKLFNDFLIKIKGILASSIDNIFLIGAVLMLVALIASLFLKEIPLRKTHKEKKSFLEEAGSEIAIEEGQAYSGDESDNDSGKVG; translated from the coding sequence ATGGGTAAAAAGATTAGCGTAATGTTGGGCGTGATGTCGGCATTGTTTTTAGCTGCCCTTGATCAGACAATAGTTGCCACTGCGATTCCTAAAATTGTCCAAGAATTAAACGGATTACAACACTTAAGTTGGGTATTTACCGCTTATATGCTTGCTTCAACTGTTAGTATACCTATTTATGGAAAACTCTCTGATATATATGGAAGAAAAAAGTTTTTCATAGGCGGAATAGTCATATTTTTGATTGGTTCTATCTTAAGCGGTTTATCACAAAATATGATGCAGCTGATTATCTTTAGGGGTATACAGGGCATTGGTGGTGGTGCATTAATGACAAACGCCTTTGCTGTAATAGGTGATTTGTTCGCACCAGCCGAGAGAGGTAAATGGCAGGGCTTATTTGGAGGAGTATTCGGATTAGCATCTATTATCGGCCCGTATCTGGGTGGGTGGTTGACTGATAACGCTAATTGGCGATGGGTTTTTTACATAAATATTCCAACAGGTATTTTAGCTCTTATACTAATCAGTTTAATGCCAAAGATATCCTCCCATCTTAAAGATAAAAAAATTGATTATAAAGCTGCTTTAACGCTTTCATTCGCTCTATTATCTCTTTTGCTAGCTTTTGTATGGGGTGGTAACGAATATTCATGGAATTCTATAGAGATATTAGGTTTGTTTGTTTTCTCAATTATATCTTTTATTGTGCTTGTTCTAATAGAGAGAAAAGCAGAAGAGCCCATTTTACCGCTTGATCTATTCAAGAACAGAATATTTTTAGTGTCAACTATAATAACTTTTATTGTAGGTGCGGGAATGTTCGGAGTGATTATATACATTCCGCTTTTTGCTCAAGGCGTAATTGGAATAACGGCAACACATTCAGGAACAATTCTCATTCCTTTAACTGTTGGAATGATTTCGGCAAGTGTTATATCCGGGCAAATAGTTTCTCGAACAGGGAAATACAAGTTTTTGACTATTTTCGGGTTTTTAGTTGCTACCGGTTCTCTTTATTTTCTTTCTAAACTGGGTACTGGTGCTACTGTGAGTGATTTAATGTTAAGAATGATTTTTACTGGTATAGGCTTAGGTACAACCATGCCAATATTAACACTCATCGTGCAAAATGCATTCGAGCATTCTAAATTAGGGGTCGTTACTGCTTCTTCCCAGCTTTTTAGGAGCCTTGGTTCTACTGTTGGTACTGCAGTAATGGGCAGTATATTAAATAACTCTCTTTCAAGTAAATTGAGTGACCTTTCTCATGATAAATTTGCTCAAACAATATCTAAAATTAATCCAAATGTTAATTTTGCTAATTTAGACGTAAATAGTATGCAAGGATTTCTCTCAAATGCAGCTCAAGATCAATTTCATACGCAAATGTCTAATTTTCCGCCAAAGATGCAGATTGAAGTTATGAAATTATTTAATGATTTTCTGATTAAAATAAAGGGCATATTAGCTTCATCTATCGATAATATCTTTCTAATTGGCGCGGTTCTTATGCTAGTTGCCTTGATTGCTTCTTTATTTTTAAAAGAGATTCCTTTAAGAAAAACCCACAAAGAGAAGAAATCATTTTTAGAAGAAGCCGGTTCTGAAATAGCGATAGAAGAAGGTCAAGCTTACTCTGGTGATGAGTCTGATAATGATTCAGGGAAAGTTGGCTAG